The genomic segment CTGTACCATGGTGTCTGACGACGCCGGCGCCGCTGTTTTGCTGTCGAAAATAAACCAAGTCCACGTGGAACATCCTTCGTACGGCAAGATCAACAGCTTGCGGATGTCCATAGCGTCGGTTCCCCCTGTTATACGTGAGTGCAtagacgaaaaaaaacggcgCGAAGATGCATACATTGTCTGAACACTCGTTAGTTGATGTGCACACCTCGGCAGTAGGTTGCAGCGACAGTTAAATGGCTGCTCTTCGGGTGTGTCTATTTTTACGAGGACTGGCACTCCCTTGGTATCTGCTGAAATTTGCACTTCCTTAAGAAGAGGATGTTGGAGTGCGTCGTGTGTCTTTCCTAACGAACAGTGTACAGcggaggaggaaaaagaccCCACGCAGCAACAAACTATGTGTGTCCCGCTGATGCCCTTCTTGGACGTGGTGCTTGACAAAAAGATGCAAGGCGTGACAGCTAGCACAGGTCAAAATGACATAGATAAGGTATGGCAGTTGTGAATGCGAGCTCTACAAACTCTCCACTTTCATTAGTCGCGGCAGAATGAACTGGTTTGACCCCCCTCGCGGTGGTGTATTTCCTGAACGAATTCGGCTTCtcataagtatatatatatatatatatataaaataGAATGTACCAAAATACAACAGTTTTCACAGAATTTAAAGGGGTAGAGTTCCGGAGTACGCTGTACCGTACAGTATTTCGTGGTCCTCCTCGTGCATCCTCGCATTTGCTTTCTGCTTTGCCGCGACCAGTCTTTCGTGGTCGCTTTTAATCACTGCCTCGCATCCTTCAATCTCGTCTACGAGTTCCATGAAGCCGTCATCTTCACTGGGACCTCGGAGTTTCAAAgtgcaggagaaagaagggtTATTACTGACGAACGTGTGTCGTTCTAGTGTGCCCCGGGTGAGAATAGCCTTATCCGCCATCATCGGCGCAGGCAGGAGGTCCGCAGGGACCATGACTGGATCCACGTCATGAAAGAGGCCACCCGACAACTCAGCGTCCGACGCAGCGATTAACCCTTTCCTTTTGGCGtgctcgcgttctctcttctcagtgTCTTTTTGGGTGGCAGTGCTCGCCTGTGACAGCGGATATGAAATAAAACGGCCGTTTACCAGAAGCCCTGGAACCAGAGCAGCAGCACCACATGCTCCGGAGGCAGCATTCGGCACGTATCGTAGAGAATCAGGCTGCCAGGAGATGTCGCCAACCAGAGAAGTATTGTAGGTGTGGTGGGCATCCACGGAGagcgctgcttctccccaACCCAGGTTCGCCTCGACATAGTTGTTGGCACCGCTATTATTCCAGCCACATGATCCACCAAGCCCTACACAGCTTGTGTCAAAGCTGGAGGCTGCACAGCTAGTGGTCTCATTAGCATTCAAACTCATATTCGTAGCCGTCTGCGGCCAGTAGTAGACGCAGTCACTTGCTGGTGCCTCACAACCAGTTCCACCGTTCTCAAGTGGCTGACAATCCGCATGGTCCAAGCCTACTCGATTCGCACCAATGAAACACCCGCTGAGGTATGTTACTGCATTCTCCGCTGCTTGCTGTTCCGCAAAAGTCACATACGCTTTACCTCCTGGCACGGTTTTGGTCTGAATGATCTCACCGAAGTGGGACAAATGCCGTTCAACTTCTTCCTCAGTGCAAACCGGATCCAGACCTCTAACCACAACCTTCGCTGTTGCGCCTCCTGCCAGGACACcacgttttctctttgttgGCACAAAACCACCGCAATAGTCTTGAGCGATTTTCTGTGCCTGGTAGGCAGTGGCAGCATATAGTTTCGCCATTGCAGACTGAACTGAAGGGTCGTGAAATGTACCTTGGGCTGATGATGCTCTACTGTTGTTTGACCTGTTTACACGGATTCGGCGACCTCGGCAGATGGCACCATTCATTTCTGCCAGCGCGCGATCTGCTTCGTCGGGGTCGCGAAAGTGCACAAACCCGAATCCACGGCCAGTGCCTGACAGAGACCGAGACCAGGAATCCCAAGCAACAAAAATTATATCATTCGGACTCACAGCGAGATGCTCACAACTCAAGCCTCCTTTGGTGGCGGATTTTTTTTGCAAGTAAGAGTCACTTTCAGTTGAACCAAAATGATCTTGTTGCCGTATCACTCGGTGCCTCGCAAGCAAAGATGCCGCATCTTAGAAAACCCCGAGCGTGTCGTGCTGACTAATCACCCAGACAGCGATTGGACAGCCTGGAGCTGTAGAGCTGTCACTTTTTGTCTCGACCAGAGGCCGCGACCCTATCAGTTGTTTCAGTCTGCTAAACGAGAGTCCTTAGGCTGCCGTCGACGCTGCAGTCACGCTCTGACGGACGGCGAATGCTTCACAATCTATGACGGCTGCACCCTAACCTGTGTTGGGATCCGTAATAAGCTTCACAAAGCAAACGGTATTGTAATGCTGATCGAAGAGTTCCTCGATTTCTTCGCGGCTGGTTGCAGGATCTAAGCTGCCAATCCAGATAGACGTGCTGTCCGGCGGTGGACTCCCTTGAGACTGGCGACAAGAGCTGTCGCTGATGCGCCTTCCTACAATGATGCACACACCAAAGGGGACAGGCAGCGCAATTAATGTCACGATGTGCATGCTATGACAACACTTCCTTGTTGCCAGGTCGGGTAGCACATGCACCTCGAACAGGGTCGAACTATCCCATACGCCAGGAGCAAAAACAAAGTTCGCATACActcaagaaaaaagagacaaagcgCTTTACATTGACCACGTTTGTAGTACCTTCAGACTTCACTGCACCCAGGTAATAGAAATATGTATTCTGTCGTACAGGTGAACCATCGCCCGTCTATTTATTGTGCCTTACCACGAATGGTTCGCACAGAACCTACAAGACCAATGGCAGTAATCTTACAGACTCCTTTCAGATACAGTGAACGTGTCGCACATATGCAAGTACCAACTATGTTTGTTTGTGCGTCCAATAGACATTCATCTGTAAGGCGTTCGTAGTACCCGCTGCATTGGAAGACCTGGACGCAGTCTCCCCCGAGTTGCGGCTGAGCTCTGGAGGTCTTGAGAAGGTTGCTCTCGTCTCAGGCTTTTCTGTTAGGTTGAAGTTTGCCCAGTTCAACTTGTACTTATGGCATCGGCCAGGGACAAATCGACCATTCATATGCTCTAAAATGTAACTCGCATGCTTCTCCGTAGCGAATTCAACAAACCCGAACGACGGCAGTCGTGTTatcctgtctctgcagactcGAACGTGTGTAATAAACGCATTGAATTCGAGAAACATGTCGTTCCGGACATAGGCTTCGTCAACCGGTAGCTCAGCGCGGTCAAGGTCCCCCATCCACAACGTTCTTCGTTCCTTAGGTCTGCCAGTACTGCTAGACCGTGTAGTATCGCCAGGTGCGATAACATCGTCAGCTGGACTGTTCTCATCGGGTCGCGGAATGCCACCATGACGGATagggaaggaggagaacgccTCAGCTGCAAATCGGGATGCAAACGTGCCGCAGTACCCGTACGACAGCGCTGAGACAGCCATATCGATCGGAGAACACTGAGGTACTGATGAGTCGGAGCCAATCAGAAACTCTGGAAATGTGTTACGGTTTAAAGCAAGTCCATCGGAGGTGAATGTTCTTTCCCACGTGTTTAGGGCCTCAGTGGCGATGTCGCATTGTGGCGTGGGTACTCAGTGCAGCAGTAAGAGACCCGGCAACTGCACACTTGTTACGGTGAATTTCAATTTGCAATTGAACAAAGATAAGAGAGATGAAATGACATATGCATAAAGCAGACATGAACGGACACAACACGCATGTTCACACCAACGGGGTCTTGAAGCAACCCATGTTGTCTTGAACACAGGTGCCACAACTCAGGGACACACGAACAAAAACAGTGCACGTCCCCGTCTTTGTTCATAACACAATTTTTCATGCCACCAAACCGCAGCCGACTCCTGTGCGGATAAAATACTGAATCacgtatacacacacactgACACGTGTAAGTGTTTTAACAAGTTGCGGCAGAGTGGTACAACACAGTCTTGTTGTGCGAAAACGAAGTGACAGGGCGAAAACGCAGGATGTCAAGTGTCACGTCAACCGAAGACGCTGGACGTAAAAGTTCAAATCCATGAAAAATTTGCATCAGCGCAACTACAACACGTAGCCACAAGCTGAAGGCACCAGGGAAAACAGGCGAAACGGCAACGGCAGGAACATCCCATCCACCGCGTCGCGCGTGCTCATAGCAGACTTGAAGGGTGTTtaaaatgcatgcatcgctTTTTTTAAGATGAAGTCCCCATACGAGGACAACAGCAGTACGCGCCTTGAGTTCTGCGTCCCCGTTTTGCCGATTGGGGCCCAGCCTCGTCAGGCTATAATGCAACAGGTGCATGAGTTACAGTACCAGTTCACAGTCTGTTGTTCCCTAGCAATAGGTGGCAATTGGGTCGGCGAGGGATACATGACCACATGGATTCTTTCTGGGACATGAACAAGACGATAGCTAGCACATCTCAAAACACTTGCAGCCTCAACAAATCTATGCAGCTAAAACGTTCAAAAGGTTTTTCTTCGGAACAAAAATGGGCAACTAAAACGTTCTCTTCCCGGAACAAAACTGGGCAACTAAAACGTTCTAACTCTTCTACGCGGAGCCTCTTCAGGTGTAGATGCTACCACCAGCCTTCTATGTCCGTGCGTTAGTGTGCTCGGCAGGTCTGGATTTGCCTAGTCTCTCGACTCTAGCTCCTTCAGCGTAACTCTTGTTACAGGCAACATATGGGGCGATTCTTCCCGAAGCGAGTATTATAGAACATCAGAGCGGGGGGATCAACGGGCGTTTCACACCCCCCTggcagacaaagacgaaTTCCTTGGGTGTGGCATTTCGTTTAAGCTGGTAACAGGCGCGTAACAAGTGTGATAAAAAGTTTACCTTGTGCTTCCATCGTATAGTAGACCAGTTCTCACACCGCTGCGAACCAGCAGCCTATGACAATCTTGCATTTGAGGCGCATCGTAATTACCAGACAGAGAGCTTCATTGCTTCTGCCTTCCATGCATCGGCCCATGTAGTATTGGAGACGCATCAGGTCCAAAGCAACCTACTTCCGTGACTGATTCTGCCTACACACATGTTGGTGACCCAATACTTGTTTACTGGCGACCGTTCCAGTCACGAAATTGATGACGCGCCGAGCTGGGATACACACGATTTTTGTGAATCCTCTTCCCCCCGACTTGAGCAGGATCTCCCACTTTTTCAGGCATGGGGAAGTGGTGGCTAACGCCGACACCGTTCCCTCGTCATGCATCGAGCTACGAGGAACATGAACTGTTCCCTGTAGCTTCCCATCCACGTGGATTGAGAATACGATTGAATCAGCCTCATTTTCACTTTCGGCCACCCTTCCACTTCGTggatgaacgcgactctccTCCTTCGAGGGTGTCGGCCAGGTCGCTGAGGCGAGAAGGGACGGTGTAGTGGAATATAAAGAGACATCTGGGAAAGACGCGTGGATCATCTGCCACAATTCTTCTGTCACAAACGGGGCAAATGGGTGAAGCAGCTTGACTAAGTCAATAGCGGTACCGACGGACAGCCTGTTTCCTTTCGCTGTCCAGGCAGTCAGTTTTCGAACGTTGGCCATGAGGGCTGCAATAGCGGTATTCAGGGACATCCGTTCAATATCGGCGGTAACTCGGGCCACCAACAGTTTCATGAGCTCGCGCTCGAACGAGGACGGGGGAGTGTTCGTCAAGTTCAGCGTCGCTGGGGTGACTCCTTGAGCATTGCTTGACAATGAGTTGTCAACTGTTGCAAAACCCGTAACTGTCGAGCAGTGGTGTCCTTCTTGCTTTGAAGAATGATGCTTAGCCGACAAAACAAGAAGATTCCACACTCTGTTCAGAAACCGGAAGGCCCCCACAACGCCTGAAGTATTCCACATCTTCCGTGCCTCAAGAGGACCCATGAATAAAAGGTAAAGTCGGAGCGAATCCGCACCGTATGCGTCAATAATGCTGTCCGGTGATACGACATTGCCTCGCGATTTGGACATCTTCTCATGCCGACGGTATACCTGGACATCCCCATTAACCTTGAGAACAGGCATTCCCTTCGCGCTCACATCCACTGCGCTTGGCGGCACTTCTACTCCATACACAGGCTGACCAGAAGGGGCGTGAACGCCAAACAGTATCTCGGAAGGTGAATCGGGTACCTGGAATGACAAATTGAATTCTTTTGGTAATATATTTGCACTTCCTCCCGCCACTGCCTGCACGCCATGCGTATTCTCCTCACGAGTCAAATTCGTCTTATCCATGAGTTCTACTGTCTCAGAAGACACAATTTTGCCAGTATCTTGCCGTTTGAACATAAAATATTTCGGCGATCCGAGGATGATACCGGGGGTGACCAGGCGCTGGAACGGCTCATCGCAGGCCACCCGGCCGAGGTCATGGAGCACTTTGTGCCAGAACCTACACAAAGAACGCGAACCACCGATCGAAAAATGCTTATGTTTTGAGTGGACATACAAGGAATTTCAATGAACAAGCACTGCATTTCAACTGGTGCACGCTAGAGTGTTCACAAAGGAAAACGATAAATTCCATTCGTCTGTTTTTTACTGAGACGCTATTAATTTCGCTTGCACCGTTTACGCCACGCAGCGGCTTACGAGGTCTCCCagttgccttcttcatgctCCTTAGGTGATTCACGTGCCAGCGTGACGGCGGCTTCGGCATAAAACAGCTACGTCCACCACACACGCCACACTCAAAAAGACCGCCTGAGCTCGCTAGCTTACCTGGCATACAAGAGATGGGTGACCGCGTGCTCTTTCCCGCCAACATACATGTCGACAGGCATCCAAAAGCGGGCTGTTTCCCTCGTGAATGGCTCGCGAGTATTCCGTGGATCGAGAAATCGAAGAAAGTACCACGAGCTCCCTGCCCACTGCGGCATGGTtgacgtctctctctggagcgAGACAGCCTGTGGTCCTCCAGCGCTCCCTTCCGCACTAGACGATGATGTCGCCTTTTCAAGTTCATCCTCAGTACTGTTTTTGACAGAAGTAGCCATGTTCATGCCATCTACTTGGTCCACTGCCAATGTCACATTCCACCACTCAGGCAGACTGTACAATGGCGACAAGGTAGTTGCTGTGGTTTCATCATCCTGGGTCAGCAAAGGCGATAGACTCGTCCTTGTCGAAGCACCTTTTTGTGACGCGCTGTCATTCACGTCGGTCGTCTTTTCCGTATTATGTGAGGCGCTTAGGTGTAAAGACAAGTCTCTTGCTTCAATCTCACTTTTCTCCTGAACTGTCGTTTGAGTGGTCACTTCGTCCTTTGTGGGTGTGCTCCCACCTTTCAGTGGGAGTTCCTCAGGCAGAAGAACAGGCAAATCTGCTTCGTTCACCGGCACTACATGACTCGCCTCTCCATGCTTCCGACTACGGATCAACGGAATCGGCTCCCCCCAGAATCGCTGCCTACTAAAAAGCCAGTCTCTCATGGCATACCTCACTTCGTGGCGACCTCGGCTATTTGTCATAGTGAAGAAACGAATAACCTCTTGTCTCGCGCATCCTAGGCTCATGCCGTCCAGAGACAGCAGTCCTTCAACTGACGAGTTAACCAGTTTTGCGTCTAAAGCGCCTGAGGAACATGATAATGTCGGCACCTGGGCGCTTCCGTATCCCTCGTCTATGTGGGCAACAGCCGCCGCCGTTTCAACGCCTTCGCCGGACTGTTCTGCGCCTTGTGTTCCTGATTTCTCCGTGTTCTGGTTCACGTCCTCGCCGGCATTTTTAGTAGGATCTGCCCCTCGATTTGTCTTCTGGATGACGTCATTACTTTTGAGGTCCAATTGTTTACCCCCTTTGGaactcctcttcgcttcgccaTTCATTTCAATGATATGCGCTACATGTATTCCCTTTTGTTGAGCAAactctcgcgctctcgctTGACTCTCTGGAACCACAAGTAGAGCATCCGTCTCATTATATAAACCTCCGAAGCCGTGTAGCTGAGTAAAAAGGCTGTCACTCATCCACACGGGAAGCTTCTTATCTGGGATAACAGGATGATCAACCATAACACCCGAAAACTGGCCATCACAACGATCTTCTTTGGCCGACACACGGTTCCCACCTTTAGCCTTCTCTTCCAAATAGTTTCGACACGTAGCTGTTCGCGCAAGTAAACCGGCATCCTGGTGCGAACTATGAACCACGACAAAAGTAGCCCCAAAAATTAACTCGGGAGAGATCGCCACACATCGGAGGTTCGTTGGAACTCTACCGGAGGGCACAACAGCGTCATTAAAGCCTGCCCGTTCCTGTTCGTGTGGCTCCTCGCACGCCTCCACTCCATCCACACAGTCCGAAACTGAGAGATCTAGAAGCAGCACATCCCGACGACCTATCCAGTTGCGCTGCATACGTTTGACATCGGCTGGCCAGTCAAGACTCTTGAGGCCATCTAGGAGCCGATCTGCATACGCCGTGATCCGAAGGTGCCACTGTCTCAGCTGGCGAGAGCTCACCGGGAAGCCACCTCGTTCGCTGAAGCCGTCGATCACCTCCTCATTGGCTAATACTGTACCTGAAAAGAAAATCCACACATAGTGGAGCGGTCGCAGTACAGAGACGCTGAAAGGCACGCTCCTGTGCACGCCTTGGAAACTAGTGGTAGCTACGCCTCGagggtgtctctgctttaCAGAGGTGTCGTTGGAGGGGGGATCCGGTGGTCTGACGGCCAAACATCAACTTCAACTACGCAGTAAATCGGAGGCGGTGGGGGAAAGGTCTACACGAAGGGTGATCGAAAGGTCCACGGAGACTGCCGGTGCATGCGTGAATCGCCAGATTCTCGTCTCACATCCGTGCTCCTACAACCGTATACCGTACCGAGGCCTTCACACCAGTTGACATTTGCAAGTTTTTCGTATACGAGCCCCCGCTTCATCATCTGCACGAAGATCCACTGAGTCCAGCGATAGAATTCAGGACTGCTCGTGTTGACTTCCCGACGCCAGTCGACACACACGCCGAGTCTTCGCAGCTGCTGGCGAAAACGGTCAATGTTCGTCTGAACAGACAAGCGCGGAGAAATGCCAGACGCAAGCGCGTGTTGTTCTGCAGGGAGTCCGAAGGAGTCCCATCCCATCACATGCAGTACGTCTGGTTGTGGAGCTGctcgtctccgttgtctcgcACCCTCTGCGGATGCCTCCGATGTCGTTTGGCCTTGTACATTTGCCTCAGAGCAAGCAACCTGGTCTTTCTGTATCGGCCCTTGTTCGGGCTTGTCGTGGATTGACCTGAGCGCCTTGAAGGCTCGCAGCTCCTTGAGGTCCTGCGCAAGTCGACCGTCATGATGTGAGGTGCTCTCTAGACTCCCTCGCAGCTCCGTCAGAGGTGACTCCGCCTGCCGATTGGCTAGAGTCGGACTCTCTGCATCGGACGCCTCCTTACAAACTGTGAAACAACTCCTATTTGAtgcggaagaggaaacgcgtcgAGTCTCGTCGGCATTCTCTCTTGACTTCACAAGCTCTCCGCGAAGACGCAGCCGCTGGTACCTCGCGACCACGTCGGCTACAGTGTATGTGAGGCTATGACCAACATGCAGTCCTGCCCCGGAAGGGTACGGGATCATGGAAAGAATGTAGAACTTGCGCCGCTCTAGCAAACTGGGAAACGCTGTCAAATCCGAATGGTGGCTGGTTTCTTCTGAAGGAGTCCCAGCTAATGGGTGACTCTCCGGCCTGGTTGCCTTCAGTTCCCGTACACGCTCCGAATCTTCCAAGTTGTTGTGCTGCCTTGGAAGAGGCGGGGAGAAATCTCCAGAGTTCTCCGCATAGTATTTGGTCCATTTCGTCTCAATAGCCTTGAAAGGATACAGTGCAACCGCTGACGACGAGTGAAACGCGTACAGAGTTGCGGGAGAAGATGTagacaaggagacaaagTGTACGGGGGGCAAAGGCCTCCTACCCGTTCTGGCCCTGGCATCGTTGAGGGAATGGCACCCGTCGTTGGTAGACACAAACGTCGAGGCACACGAGCCATGCAGAAATCTCACCAGGCTTACAGAAACGCCATATCCTCCGCATTTGTGGCCACATttcagaaaaaggaggcCGCGCGACTGCCTGCTCGACCATTGAGGGACCCCACCAAATTTTCCTATAGAACCAGTTTTACCCGGGTGGGCCGAAAATGGCATTTCCTTGCTTCCTGATGCCCATTTTGTGGAACGCTTAGTAATTTGAGTCGACCCGGTAGACGCGCCACCTCGAAGATGACTCCACCAATGACCATGACAGTTGCGATAcggtctctgcagagaagggCTGGAACCGCTTGAACCGAGAGTGGCTCCAAGGAACCCTCCGTGCGTTTCAGGAATGTTTCGAATCCAGAGAAAGCAAACCAGGACTACTAAATGAAACAGCACTCCACCGGCATAAACCCTTTGAGGTCCAATCATTCTACGGACGACGTTTTGGGATCTCAATGGCGGAATCAGCTACGAAGGGCGCAGAGTCGCAACCGCGCACCTGGTATGACAACCCAAAAACGGGCATGGCCACTTGATTTTCACTTGAACGGAAACCACTACAGAATCTGAAACTGGTTATATTTTTGGAACAGGATGGCCAGACTGACCGTGTGAGGGTCGGTTCAAATATTCTGTCCAGATGCACAACACCACCGACACTATGGAGTGAAGAAGTCTCGCTTCTTGCGTATGTCAAGAAGTATAAATTCACAGCGTTCTCTCAGGATGGGGCACAAGGGTGTGATCAGCCAAAAATTGCCTTGTATAAAAAAGGGGGTTTTTCTGGAGCTATCGAAGGGCGAGAGACCCTAACGTCATCCCGCAGTTCGAACGCAAACGCAGGCGGACGAAAGAGCGGCTGCGAAACAGATGATGTGAAGGAGCACCACGAAAACAAACACTTGCTGCGGTCTTTTGCTGCAACACGGCCTTCTTCAATTACTGGATTCTGACGAACTTGCAGCAGATCGTTGTTGGTGGTTTCGATTATTTTGGCCAACGGACCGTTTCCGCACCGTGTGTAGTTGTCGTGCAGACCAGTTGACGACCTCGAGCATGTTCTtagaagagaggaaactcaCTGACACTTCACTCGCCTTTAATTTCatcgaagaaaacagagccTCAATCAAGAAGCGGCGTCACCGGGGGGTCACTCCCTCAGACAAGTGCACGGGCGACATATGTCTCTTCGCACACGCTGAAGTAAGGCTGTGTAAAGAAAAAAGCCCGAGAGGCGACTGACTGGGACGTGCGCCTTCCTGGTGTTTCCAGAATTCTGGAAGCTGCGTTCTGTAAAATCAACCACTATTTGACATTTATATTCTTTTCTACTAGCGAGCAGCCCGGTCTCCGCAGACCATTGAATGTTGCTGGGAAGAAACTCGAAAGGTCGTCCGCATCTTCCTTGGTTGCAGACGTTCGGCTAACGAAATACTGTCTGCAGCCAGTAACACGATGAGATGGTCATGAATAATACAGTGAATTGTCCAGAGAATTATCAAA from the Toxoplasma gondii ME49 chromosome IX, whole genome shotgun sequence genome contains:
- a CDS encoding RNA recognition motif-containing protein (encoded by transcript TGME49_266740); amino-acid sequence: MAVSALSYGYCGTFASRFAAEAFSSFPIRHGGIPRPDENSPADDVIAPGDTTRSSSTGRPKERRTLWMGDLDRAELPVDEAYVRNDMFLEFNAFITHVRVCRDRITRLPSFGFVEFATEKHASYILEHMNGRFVPGRCHKYKLNWANFNLTEKPETRATFSRPPELSRNSGETASRSSNAAGRRISDSSCRQSQGSPPPDSTSIWIGSLDPATSREEIEELFDQHYNTVCFVKLITDPNTGTGRGFGFVHFRDPDEADRALAEMNGAICRGRRIRVNRSNNSRASSAQGTFHDPSVQSAMAKLYAATAYQAQKIAQDYCGGFVPTKRKRGVLAGGATAKVVVRGLDPVCTEEEVERHLSHFGEIIQTKTVPGGKAYVTFAEQQAAENAVTYLSGCFIGANRVGLDHADCQPLENGGTGCEAPASDCVYYWPQTATNMSLNANETTSCAASSFDTSCVGLGGSCGWNNSGANNYVEANLGWGEAALSVDAHHTYNTSLVGDISWQPDSLRYVPNAASGACGAAALVPGLLVNGRFISYPLSQASTATQKDTEKREREHAKRKGLIAASDAELSGGLFHDVDPVMVPADLLPAPMMADKAILTRGTLERHTFVSNNPSFSCTLKLRGPSEDDGFMELVDEIEGCEAVIKSDHERLVAAKQKANARMHEEDHEILYGTAYSGTLPL
- a CDS encoding leucyl-tRNA synthetase (LeuRS2) (encoded by transcript TGME49_266730~Product name based on PMID:20374492.~Predicted trans-membrane domain (TMHMM2.0):6-26), which encodes MIGPQRVYAGGVLFHLVVLVCFLWIRNIPETHGGFLGATLGSSGSSPSLQRPYRNCHGHWWSHLRGGASTGSTQITKRSTKWASGSKEMPFSAHPGKTGSIGKFGGVPQWSSRQSRGLLFLKCGHKCGGYGVSVSLVRFLHGSCASTFVSTNDGCHSLNDARARTGRRPLPPVHFVSLSTSSPATLYAFHSSSAVALYPFKAIETKWTKYYAENSGDFSPPLPRQHNNLEDSERVRELKATRPESHPLAGTPSEETSHHSDLTAFPSLLERRKFYILSMIPYPSGAGLHVGHSLTYTVADVVARYQRLRLRGELVKSRENADETRRVSSSASNRSCFTVCKEASDAESPTLANRQAESPLTELRGSLESTSHHDGRLAQDLKELRAFKALRSIHDKPEQGPIQKDQVACSEANVQGQTTSEASAEGARQRRRAAPQPDVLHVMGWDSFGLPAEQHALASGISPRLSVQTNIDRFRQQLRRLGVCVDWRREVNTSSPEFYRWTQWIFVQMMKRGLVYEKLANVNWCEGLGTVLANEEVIDGFSERGGFPVSSRQLRQWHLRITAYADRLLDGLKSLDWPADVKRMQRNWIGRRDVLLLDLSVSDCVDGVEACEEPHEQERAGFNDAVVPSGRVPTNLRCVAISPELIFGATFVVVHSSHQDAGLLARTATCRNYLEEKAKGGNRVSAKEDRCDGQFSGVMVDHPVIPDKKLPVWMSDSLFTQLHGFGGLYNETDALLVVPESQARAREFAQQKGIHVAHIIEMNGEAKRSSKGGKQLDLKSNDVIQKTNRGADPTKNAGEDVNQNTEKSGTQGAEQSGEGVETAAAVAHIDEGYGSAQVPTLSCSSGALDAKLVNSSVEGLLSLDGMSLGCARQEVIRFFTMTNSRGRHEVRYAMRDWLFSRQRFWGEPIPLIRSRKHGEASHVVPVNEADLPVLLPEELPLKGGSTPTKDEVTTQTTVQEKSEIEARDLSLHLSASHNTEKTTDVNDSASQKGASTRTSLSPLLTQDDETTATTLSPLYSLPEWWNVTLAVDQVDGMNMATSVKNSTEDELEKATSSSSAEGSAGGPQAVSLQRETSTMPQWAGSSWYFLRFLDPRNTREPFTRETARFWMPVDMYVGGKEHAVTHLLYARFWHKVLHDLGRVACDEPFQRLVTPGIILGSPKYFMFKRQDTGKIVSSETVELMDKTNLTREENTHGVQAVAGGSANILPKEFNLSFQVPDSPSEILFGVHAPSGQPVYGVEVPPSAVDVSAKGMPVLKVNGDVQVYRRHEKMSKSRGNVVSPDSIIDAYGADSLRLYLLFMGPLEARKMWNTSGVVGAFRFLNRVWNLLVLSAKHHSSKQEGHHCSTVTGFATVDNSLSSNAQGVTPATLNLTNTPPSSFERELMKLLVARVTADIERMSLNTAIAALMANVRKLTAWTAKGNRLSVGTAIDLVKLLHPFAPFVTEELWQMIHASFPDVSLYSTTPSLLASATWPTPSKEESRVHPRSGRVAESENEADSIVFSIHVDGKLQGTVHVPRSSMHDEGTVSALATTSPCLKKWEILLKSGGRGFTKIVCIPARRVINFVTGTVASKQVLGHQHVCRQNQSRK